One stretch of Epinephelus lanceolatus isolate andai-2023 chromosome 15, ASM4190304v1, whole genome shotgun sequence DNA includes these proteins:
- the erg28 gene encoding ergosterol biosynthetic protein 28 homolog has product MEAARCVSQTANMSRFLNVLRSWLVMVSVIAMGNTVQSFRDHSFLSEKLYTGTPEFVNGLQARTFGIWTLLSSIIRCSCAIDIQNRTLYHITLWTFVLALGHFLSEAFIYKTAPLTIGVMAPLIVASFSIIGMLIGFQCIPESQEEVGARQKKRN; this is encoded by the exons ATGGAGGCCGCCAG GTGCGTCTCACAGACAGCAAACATGAGTCGCTTTCTAAACGTCCTGAGGAGCTGGTTGGTAATGGTGTCCGTCATCGCGATGGGAAACACCGTGCAGAGTTTCAGAGATCACAGTTTTTTGTCAGAGAAGCTCTACACAGGAACACCAGAGTTTG TAAATGGTCTCCAAGCTCGAACTTTTGGTATTTGGACGTTGCTGTCGTCGATCATTCGCTGTTCCTGTGCCATTGATATCCAGAACAGAAC GCTGTATCACATCACCTTATGGACATTCGTGTTAGCGCtgggtcacttcctgtctgaagCCTTCATCTACAAAACAGCTCCTCTGACTATCGGGGTCATGGCACCTCTCATTGTGGCAA GTTTCTCCATCATAGGAATGCTGATTGGATTCCAGTGCATCCCAGAGTCACAAGAGGAAGTCGGCGCACGACAGAAGAAGCGTAACTGA